In a single window of the Thermus amyloliquefaciens genome:
- a CDS encoding nitrous oxide reductase accessory protein NosL, translating into MRSRREVLKALGGLALAAPVLAQHQGQGAMGGAAPASAGAAMPARPIPWGDGQCAFCGMPIKTPEGQWRGRTFPQGFFEQTYSQIAFEKPRPAPHDPKRVVEALHFESIACMVNYAWVHGIRDGEGATFHVADRGAYDPARPQESVRLVPARQATYYWGERMMVVMNARLVAFADPAQARAFAERHREAHGRQRFLDFQTLWDLAPLPEMNLVALLAQHAGLLGGGDHGSH; encoded by the coding sequence ATGCGGAGTCGGCGTGAGGTGCTGAAGGCATTGGGCGGTTTGGCGCTGGCGGCTCCCGTGCTGGCCCAGCACCAGGGGCAAGGAGCCATGGGCGGGGCGGCCCCCGCCTCCGCGGGCGCGGCGATGCCCGCCAGGCCCATCCCTTGGGGGGATGGCCAGTGCGCCTTCTGCGGCATGCCCATCAAGACCCCCGAGGGCCAGTGGCGGGGGCGCACCTTCCCCCAGGGCTTCTTTGAGCAGACCTACAGCCAGATCGCCTTTGAGAAGCCAAGGCCCGCCCCCCACGATCCCAAGCGGGTGGTGGAGGCCTTGCACTTTGAGAGCATCGCCTGCATGGTGAACTACGCCTGGGTGCACGGGATTAGGGACGGGGAAGGGGCCACCTTCCACGTGGCCGACCGGGGGGCCTACGACCCCGCCCGCCCCCAGGAGAGCGTGCGCCTCGTTCCCGCCCGCCAGGCCACCTACTACTGGGGGGAGCGGATGATGGTGGTGATGAACGCCAGGCTGGTGGCCTTTGCGGACCCTGCCCAGGCCCGTGCCTTCGCAGAGCGGCACCGGGAGGCCCACGGGCGCCAGCGTTTCCTGGACTTCCAGACCCTCTGGGACCTGGCCCCCTTGCCGGAGATGAACCTGGTGGCCCTCCTGGCCCAGCACGCGGGGCTCTTGGGAGGCGGGGACCACGGGAGCCATTAG
- a CDS encoding MazG family protein, producing MGGMERLLEVMRRLRGPGGCPWDRAQTHESLIPYLLEEASEAADALLGGDAEEMAEELGDVLLQVAFHSVIAEEEGRFSYADVERSIVDKLIRRHPHVFGEGAAKTPEEVKARWEELKAEEGKKEEPCGLPKHLPTLLRAYELQRKGVDPGSEEGLRRALERGDLEEALWNLVGLFAKRGLDPETALRRRSLRACQGG from the coding sequence ATGGGGGGCATGGAACGGCTGCTTGAGGTGATGCGCCGCCTTAGGGGGCCCGGGGGCTGCCCCTGGGACCGGGCCCAGACCCACGAAAGCCTCATCCCCTACCTTTTGGAGGAGGCCAGCGAGGCGGCGGATGCCCTTTTGGGTGGCGACGCCGAGGAGATGGCCGAGGAGCTTGGGGATGTGCTCCTGCAGGTGGCCTTCCACAGCGTCATCGCCGAGGAGGAGGGGCGGTTCTCCTATGCGGACGTGGAGAGAAGCATCGTGGACAAGCTCATCCGCCGCCACCCCCATGTCTTCGGGGAGGGCGCGGCCAAAACCCCGGAGGAGGTGAAGGCCCGCTGGGAGGAGCTGAAGGCGGAGGAGGGGAAGAAGGAGGAGCCCTGCGGGCTCCCCAAGCACCTTCCCACCCTGCTCCGCGCCTATGAGCTCCAGCGCAAGGGCGTGGATCCGGGAAGCGAGGAGGGCCTGAGGAGGGCCCTGGAGCGGGGAGACCTCGAGGAGGCGCTTTGGAACCTGGTGGGGCTTTTCGCCAAAAGGGGCCTGGACCCCGAGACCGCCTTAAGGCGGCGCTCCCTCAGGGCCTGCCAGGGGGGCTAG
- a CDS encoding metal-sensitive transcriptional regulator has protein sequence MTKTTELGQETVENILKRLRRIEGQVRGLQKMVAEGRPCDEVLTQMTATKKAMEAAATLILEEFLNICAAEVSEGKVDPKKPEEIATMLKKFI, from the coding sequence ATGACCAAGACCACTGAGCTGGGGCAAGAGACCGTGGAGAACATCCTCAAGCGGCTACGGCGTATTGAAGGCCAGGTGCGGGGCTTGCAGAAGATGGTGGCGGAGGGGCGTCCCTGCGACGAGGTCCTCACCCAGATGACCGCCACCAAAAAGGCCATGGAGGCGGCGGCCACCTTGATTTTGGAGGAGTTCCTCAACATCTGCGCCGCGGAGGTTTCCGAGGGCAAGGTGGACCCCAAAAAGCCCGAGGAGATCGCCACCATGCTGAAGAAGTTCATCTAG
- a CDS encoding ATP-binding cassette domain-containing protein has translation MVAVEGLRKRGRLLGVNLRVEGGVVGLLGPNGAGKSTLLALLAGRLRPDGGEARLLGRTPRDPKALPLRAYLPQSPRLFPHLRALEVLEGARRAKGLGREALQEAVARMGLEGLLHRPVAVLSGGQRQRLALAAALMGDPPIWLLDEPTAALDPKGRERFWAWVGAKREGVVLLALHHVEEARRADRLLLLKEGGVLEEGPPDQVLGPRGERLPWLMEVLYAESA, from the coding sequence ATGGTGGCGGTGGAGGGCCTGAGGAAGCGGGGCAGGCTCCTGGGGGTGAACCTCCGGGTGGAGGGGGGTGTGGTGGGCCTTTTGGGCCCCAACGGGGCGGGGAAGAGCACCCTTTTGGCCCTCCTCGCCGGCCGCCTCCGGCCCGATGGGGGGGAGGCCCGCCTCCTGGGGCGCACCCCCCGGGACCCCAAGGCCCTGCCCCTCCGGGCCTACCTCCCGCAAAGCCCCAGGCTTTTTCCCCACCTGCGGGCCCTCGAGGTCCTGGAGGGCGCCAGGCGGGCGAAAGGCCTGGGGAGGGAGGCTTTGCAGGAGGCGGTGGCGCGCATGGGCCTAGAAGGCCTTCTGCACCGGCCTGTGGCCGTTCTTTCCGGAGGCCAGCGCCAGCGCCTCGCCCTGGCCGCGGCCCTCATGGGGGACCCCCCCATCTGGCTCCTGGACGAGCCCACCGCCGCCTTGGACCCCAAGGGGCGGGAGCGCTTCTGGGCCTGGGTAGGGGCCAAGCGGGAGGGGGTGGTCCTCCTGGCCCTGCACCACGTGGAAGAGGCCCGGAGGGCGGACCGCCTGTTGCTCCTAAAGGAAGGTGGGGTGCTAGAGGAGGGCCCCCCGGACCAGGTTTTGGGCCCAAGGGGAGAACGTCTCCCCTGGCTAATGGAGGTGCTCTATGCGGAGTCGGCGTGA
- a CDS encoding nitrous oxide reductase accessory protein NosL yields MDRRRFLLGLASGVFLPRALAAPRALRVGVEACPYCFMTILDARHAAQAVNPQGKAFFYDDPACLLDQLNGWGGPSLAPKEVYLADHAESTRTAPKWVAAEKALLYHNPKVRTPMGSGLLAFGSREALERHLKERPERAGGRVLTWAEALKEGEKRTWVPAAFFPPPPKAP; encoded by the coding sequence ATGGACCGCAGGCGCTTTCTCTTGGGGTTGGCGTCCGGGGTGTTCCTCCCCCGGGCCCTGGCCGCCCCCCGGGCCCTTAGGGTGGGGGTGGAGGCCTGCCCCTACTGCTTCATGACCATCCTGGACGCCCGCCATGCGGCCCAGGCGGTGAACCCCCAGGGCAAGGCCTTCTTCTACGACGACCCCGCCTGCCTCCTGGACCAGCTGAACGGCTGGGGAGGGCCTTCCCTCGCCCCCAAGGAGGTCTACCTGGCGGACCACGCGGAGAGCACCCGCACCGCACCCAAGTGGGTGGCGGCGGAGAAGGCCCTCCTCTACCACAACCCCAAGGTGCGCACCCCCATGGGCTCGGGGCTATTGGCCTTTGGGAGCCGGGAGGCCCTGGAGCGCCACCTCAAGGAGCGGCCCGAGCGGGCCGGGGGGCGGGTGCTCACCTGGGCGGAGGCCCTCAAGGAAGGGGAGAAGCGCACCTGGGTGCCTGCCGCCTTCTTCCCCCCGCCCCCCAAGGCCCCATGA
- a CDS encoding NUDIX hydrolase: MAVPLLGESLLFTLRSPHLPTHAGQVSFPGGVVEPGETPLEAALREAAEEVGLMGVEPLGFLSPVLSPQGFLVQPVVVYREDLPPLRPSPEEVAEVLLAPLEELLRVAPWSEIRLGRTVWHFPWRGVDIWGVTGNILREFLEVWREAHRDPLGGPL, encoded by the coding sequence GTGGCGGTGCCCCTTTTAGGGGAAAGCCTCCTCTTCACCCTAAGGAGCCCCCACCTGCCCACCCACGCGGGGCAGGTGAGCTTTCCCGGGGGGGTGGTGGAACCAGGGGAAACCCCCTTGGAGGCGGCTTTGCGGGAGGCGGCGGAGGAGGTGGGCCTCATGGGGGTGGAGCCCTTGGGCTTCCTCTCCCCCGTCCTTTCCCCTCAGGGCTTCCTGGTCCAGCCGGTGGTGGTCTACCGGGAGGACCTTCCCCCCTTGAGGCCGAGCCCGGAGGAGGTGGCCGAGGTCCTCCTGGCCCCCCTGGAGGAGCTCCTTAGGGTGGCGCCTTGGAGCGAAATCCGCCTGGGGCGCACGGTGTGGCACTTCCCCTGGCGGGGGGTGGACATCTGGGGGGTCACGGGGAATATCCTGAGGGAGTTCCTGGAGGTGTGGCGTGAGGCGCATCGGGATCCTCTTGGCGGACCTCTTTGA
- a CDS encoding right-handed parallel beta-helix repeat-containing protein, with protein MRPLGWWPLFLGMALAAPVLQLRGEVEGPLVLTTPGLVVEGEGAVLRGKEGHTLRLLAPGITVRGLKVVGAGPGEDFFEPDAAIYLRGCEGCLLEEVTVEEAPAAVRVEDSPRAVVRGLRAKGLGESPGVLVYGSPGVRVEGSHLLGYMDAIYVEYSPDMVIRGNLLEGNGRYGFHVMFSWGVRVEENLSRANGVGNAVMHGAQNRVRGNRLYGHKSPVGYGLLVQDERGTEVRENLFAENTLGLVLMDAQGVRVWGNGFQENGTALRITRERGGNSAWVEGNAFQGNLYDLLVDDPGAKAKVVGNRYDRASGLPVPHLPTGAFALLLARQPELSLFALSPGVVLWEAVEAQVPGLRGVALADPAAQPLAKEVRTQGGWLVLGLLGGVLWWRWRA; from the coding sequence ATGCGCCCTTTGGGGTGGTGGCCCCTTTTCCTGGGCATGGCCCTGGCCGCACCGGTCCTTCAGCTGAGGGGGGAGGTGGAGGGACCCCTGGTTCTCACCACCCCGGGCCTGGTGGTGGAGGGGGAGGGGGCGGTGCTCCGGGGAAAGGAGGGGCACACCCTGCGCCTCCTGGCCCCGGGCATAACGGTGCGGGGGCTGAAGGTGGTGGGGGCGGGGCCGGGGGAGGACTTCTTTGAACCCGACGCCGCCATTTACCTGCGGGGGTGCGAGGGGTGCCTGCTGGAGGAGGTGACGGTGGAGGAAGCCCCCGCGGCGGTGCGGGTGGAGGACTCCCCAAGGGCGGTGGTGCGGGGCTTGAGGGCCAAAGGCCTGGGGGAGTCCCCGGGGGTTCTGGTCTACGGGAGCCCTGGGGTACGGGTGGAGGGAAGCCACCTCCTTGGCTACATGGACGCCATTTACGTGGAGTACAGCCCGGACATGGTCATCCGGGGGAACCTTTTGGAGGGGAACGGGCGCTACGGCTTCCACGTGATGTTTTCCTGGGGGGTGCGGGTGGAGGAGAACCTAAGCCGGGCGAACGGGGTTGGCAATGCGGTGATGCACGGGGCGCAGAACCGGGTGCGGGGAAACCGGCTTTACGGGCACAAAAGCCCGGTGGGCTATGGGCTTCTGGTCCAGGACGAACGGGGGACCGAGGTCCGGGAAAACCTGTTTGCGGAAAACACCCTGGGCCTGGTCCTTATGGACGCCCAAGGGGTGAGGGTGTGGGGCAATGGCTTCCAGGAAAACGGCACCGCCTTGCGCATCACCCGGGAGCGGGGAGGGAACTCGGCTTGGGTGGAGGGGAACGCGTTTCAGGGGAACCTCTACGACCTCCTGGTGGACGACCCCGGGGCCAAGGCCAAGGTGGTGGGTAACCGCTACGACCGGGCCTCGGGCCTCCCCGTCCCCCACCTACCCACGGGCGCCTTCGCCCTCCTCCTGGCCCGCCAGCCCGAGCTTTCCCTCTTCGCCCTCTCCCCAGGGGTGGTCCTCTGGGAGGCGGTGGAGGCCCAGGTGCCGGGCCTGCGGGGGGTAGCCCTGGCCGATCCCGCGGCCCAACCTTTGGCCAAGGAGGTCCGGACCCAGGGGGGGTGGCTGGTCCTCGGCCTTTTGGGGGGTGTCCTATGGTGGCGGTGGAGGGCCTGA
- the dnaX gene encoding DNA polymerase III subunit gamma/tau: MSALYRRVRPLTFAEVVGQEHVKEPLMRAIREGRLAQAYLFSGPRGVGKTTTARLLAMAVGCQGEGERPCGTCPHCQAVQRGAHPDVVEIDAASNNSVEDVRELRERILLAPLSAPKKVFILDEAHMLSKSAFNALLKTLEEPPPHVLFVFATTEPERMPPTILSRTQHYRFRRLREEEIASKLQRILGEMGREAEEDALLLVARLADGAMRDAESLLDRLLLLEGPLTRKRVEEALGLPPKEALSRLARGLARGDLGEVLSEARRLYAQGFAPRSLVGGLMEVLREALYAAHGLPGEGMEAPPEALLGALTALDEAMERLAKRSDLLALEASLLQAARVFPGKGEVRPAADLSPREAAQAGAALPQGPTPLREPGASGEDLPEFHPTQPLAPPGLKEAGPSGGVPGGEGELAGRWRAFLEALKPTLRAFLREARPGLEEGRLVLRFPEGKAFHHKRAEEQKVALLPLVRAHFGVEEVAFLLEKKSPNPRPLSRNLPWPGEKPARGGQAEGPKASEPSSLTPPEEAPQGRGSPQGPAVPSPREVLPEPAEGFPFEDPPGQEVRVEDPGDSNRRLAELTRLLGARLLWVRRPRLPEAEEPVSEDDIGGTGI; the protein is encoded by the coding sequence GTGAGCGCCCTCTACCGCCGCGTCCGCCCCCTCACCTTCGCCGAGGTGGTGGGCCAGGAGCATGTGAAGGAGCCCCTCATGCGGGCCATCCGGGAGGGGCGCCTGGCCCAGGCCTACCTCTTCTCCGGGCCGCGGGGGGTGGGGAAGACCACCACCGCCCGGCTCCTGGCCATGGCGGTGGGCTGCCAGGGGGAGGGGGAGCGCCCCTGCGGGACCTGCCCCCACTGCCAGGCGGTGCAGCGGGGGGCCCACCCGGACGTGGTGGAGATCGACGCCGCCAGCAACAACTCCGTGGAGGACGTGCGGGAGCTTCGGGAGAGGATCCTCCTCGCCCCCCTTTCCGCCCCCAAGAAGGTCTTCATCCTGGACGAGGCCCACATGCTCTCCAAAAGCGCCTTCAACGCCCTCCTCAAGACCCTGGAGGAGCCCCCGCCCCACGTCCTCTTCGTCTTCGCCACCACCGAGCCCGAGAGGATGCCCCCCACCATCCTCTCCCGCACCCAGCACTACCGCTTCCGCCGCCTGAGGGAGGAGGAGATCGCCTCCAAGCTCCAGCGCATCCTGGGGGAGATGGGGAGGGAGGCGGAGGAGGATGCCCTCCTCCTGGTGGCCCGGCTGGCGGACGGGGCCATGCGGGATGCGGAAAGCCTTTTGGACCGCCTCCTCCTCCTGGAGGGCCCCCTGACCCGGAAGCGGGTGGAGGAGGCCTTGGGCCTTCCCCCCAAGGAGGCCCTTTCCCGCCTGGCCCGGGGGCTGGCCCGGGGGGATCTCGGGGAGGTGCTCTCGGAAGCCAGGAGGCTTTACGCCCAGGGCTTTGCCCCAAGAAGCCTGGTGGGGGGGCTCATGGAGGTGTTGCGGGAGGCCCTTTACGCTGCCCACGGCCTACCGGGGGAGGGTATGGAGGCCCCGCCCGAGGCCTTGTTGGGGGCTCTCACCGCCCTGGACGAGGCCATGGAGCGCCTTGCCAAGCGCTCGGACCTCCTGGCCCTGGAGGCTTCCTTGTTGCAGGCGGCGAGGGTTTTCCCGGGTAAGGGGGAGGTCCGGCCCGCGGCGGACCTTTCCCCTAGGGAAGCGGCGCAGGCGGGGGCGGCCCTTCCTCAAGGGCCCACCCCCTTGCGTGAACCAGGGGCCTCCGGGGAGGACCTCCCCGAGTTCCACCCCACCCAACCCCTGGCGCCCCCAGGCCTGAAGGAGGCGGGCCCCTCCGGGGGGGTGCCGGGAGGGGAGGGGGAGCTGGCCGGTAGGTGGAGGGCTTTCCTCGAGGCCCTGAAGCCCACCCTCAGGGCCTTTCTCCGGGAGGCCCGGCCCGGCCTGGAAGAGGGGCGCCTTGTGCTCCGTTTCCCCGAGGGCAAGGCCTTCCACCACAAACGGGCGGAGGAGCAAAAGGTCGCCCTGCTTCCCCTGGTGCGGGCCCACTTCGGGGTGGAGGAGGTGGCCTTCCTCCTGGAAAAAAAAAGCCCAAACCCTAGGCCCCTTTCCCGAAACCTCCCCTGGCCGGGGGAAAAACCCGCCCGGGGCGGGCAGGCCGAAGGCCCTAAGGCCTCCGAGCCCTCCTCCCTGACCCCGCCGGAAGAGGCCCCCCAGGGTAGGGGTTCTCCCCAGGGGCCGGCGGTGCCCAGTCCGCGGGAAGTCTTGCCCGAGCCGGCGGAAGGCTTCCCTTTTGAAGACCCCCCTGGCCAGGAGGTTCGGGTGGAGGATCCCGGGGATTCCAACCGGCGCCTGGCGGAGCTCACCCGGCTCCTGGGGGCGCGCCTCCTTTGGGTGCGCAGGCCCAGGCTCCCCGAGGCCGAGGAACCGGTAAGCGAAGACGACATAGGGGGTACTGGTATATAA
- the argB gene encoding acetylglutamate kinase yields the protein MSEALLVKVGGSLRGAEALLDELSGYPGPLVLVHGGGPEIGALLERLGFQSRFVGGLRVTPKEQMEAVEMSLCLTGKRLAEGLSRRGRRALALSGRDALALRGRALPELGRVGEVVGVNTQLLLDLLERGYTPLLAPIALDEEGPLNVNADTAAGAVAGALGWPAVFLTDVDGVLRNPKDPQTRFPHLTAEAVEALKAQGVVQGGMIPKVEAALRALEAGAPWAAIAKGERGVLARVLSGEAGTRFTPGEGPEKPA from the coding sequence TTGAGTGAAGCCCTCCTGGTGAAGGTGGGGGGAAGCCTGAGGGGGGCTGAGGCCCTCCTGGACGAGCTTTCGGGCTACCCCGGCCCCCTGGTCCTGGTGCACGGGGGCGGTCCCGAAATCGGGGCCCTCCTGGAGCGCCTCGGGTTCCAAAGCCGCTTCGTGGGGGGCCTGCGGGTGACCCCCAAGGAGCAGATGGAGGCGGTGGAGATGAGCCTATGCCTCACGGGCAAGCGCCTGGCGGAGGGGCTTTCCCGGCGGGGCCGAAGGGCCCTCGCCCTCTCGGGCCGGGACGCCCTCGCCCTACGGGGCCGGGCCCTGCCGGAGCTCGGGCGGGTGGGGGAGGTGGTGGGGGTGAACACCCAGCTCCTTTTGGACCTACTGGAAAGGGGCTACACCCCCCTCCTCGCCCCCATCGCCCTGGACGAGGAGGGCCCCCTGAACGTGAACGCGGACACCGCCGCCGGGGCGGTGGCCGGGGCCTTAGGGTGGCCTGCCGTCTTCCTCACCGACGTGGATGGGGTCCTAAGGAACCCCAAGGACCCCCAAACCCGCTTCCCCCACCTCACGGCCGAGGCGGTGGAGGCCCTGAAGGCCCAGGGCGTGGTCCAAGGGGGGATGATCCCCAAGGTGGAGGCGGCCCTAAGGGCCCTGGAGGCGGGAGCCCCCTGGGCGGCCATCGCCAAGGGGGAGCGGGGCGTTTTGGCCCGGGTGCTCTCCGGGGAAGCGGGGACCCGCTTCACCCCTGGAGAAGGCCCAGAAAAGCCCGCATGA
- a CDS encoding copper chaperone PCu(A)C: MRWLLILLGSLALAQAAVTPGWVRLVPPVVKDTAAYLTLENRGKTPLRLVGAETEVAERVSFHQNNREHRGGQVVLGMRPLPYLDIPPRSKVEFRPGKYHFMLEGLKRPLKAGEKVVLVLKFQDGSRLQVILPVEER, translated from the coding sequence GTGAGGTGGCTCCTGATCCTGCTGGGAAGCCTGGCCCTGGCCCAGGCCGCGGTCACCCCGGGCTGGGTCCGCCTGGTGCCCCCGGTGGTGAAGGACACCGCCGCCTACCTCACCCTGGAAAACCGGGGCAAGACCCCCTTGCGCCTGGTGGGAGCCGAAACGGAGGTGGCCGAGCGGGTTTCCTTCCATCAGAACAACCGGGAACACCGGGGAGGCCAGGTGGTCCTGGGCATGCGCCCCCTTCCCTACCTGGACATCCCCCCAAGAAGCAAGGTGGAGTTCCGCCCGGGGAAGTATCACTTCATGCTGGAAGGGCTTAAGCGTCCTCTGAAGGCGGGGGAGAAGGTAGTTTTGGTGTTGAAGTTCCAAGATGGCAGCAGGCTCCAGGTGATCCTGCCCGTGGAGGAGCGATGA
- a CDS encoding type 1 glutamine amidotransferase domain-containing protein, with the protein MRRIGILLADLFDEREFLYPYYRVQEAGYTPLVIGPEAREYRAKSGLAWRAEVSAKEAPALEGLLIPGGFAPDYLRRSPEVLSLVRRVAEEGRPIGAICHAGWVLVSAGLVRGRRVTGFFSIRDDLENAGGLYREEGVVVDGNLVTAQGPQDLPGFMRAFLGLLQG; encoded by the coding sequence GTGAGGCGCATCGGGATCCTCTTGGCGGACCTCTTTGACGAGCGGGAGTTCCTCTACCCCTACTACCGGGTGCAGGAGGCGGGCTATACGCCCCTGGTCATCGGGCCGGAGGCCAGGGAGTACCGGGCCAAGTCGGGCTTGGCCTGGAGGGCGGAGGTGAGCGCCAAGGAGGCCCCGGCCCTCGAGGGCCTCCTCATCCCCGGGGGCTTCGCCCCGGACTACCTGCGGAGGAGCCCGGAGGTGCTTTCCCTGGTGCGCCGGGTGGCGGAGGAGGGGAGGCCCATCGGGGCCATCTGCCACGCGGGCTGGGTGCTGGTGAGCGCCGGGCTCGTGCGGGGCAGGCGGGTCACGGGCTTCTTCTCCATCCGGGACGACCTGGAAAACGCCGGGGGGCTTTACCGGGAAGAGGGGGTGGTGGTGGACGGGAACCTGGTCACCGCCCAGGGCCCCCAGGACCTCCCCGGGTTCATGCGGGCTTTTCTGGGCCTTCTCCAGGGGTGA
- a CDS encoding YbjQ family protein, with amino-acid sequence MEILFTTLSEVPGHRVVQVLGVVRGSTVRSKHLGKDLLAGLRTLVGGEIPEYTEMLQEARQEAERRMLEEARRLGAHAVLGVRYLTANVLQGAAEILVYGTAVRLEPVRER; translated from the coding sequence ATGGAGATCCTGTTTACCACCCTGAGCGAGGTGCCGGGCCACCGGGTGGTTCAGGTCCTGGGCGTGGTCAGGGGGAGTACGGTGCGCTCCAAGCACCTGGGCAAGGACCTCCTGGCGGGGCTCCGCACCCTGGTGGGGGGGGAGATCCCCGAGTACACGGAGATGCTGCAGGAGGCCCGTCAGGAGGCGGAAAGGCGGATGCTGGAGGAGGCCCGGCGGCTAGGAGCCCATGCCGTCTTGGGGGTGCGGTACCTCACGGCCAACGTGCTCCAAGGAGCGGCGGAGATCCTGGTTTACGGCACCGCGGTCCGCCTAGAGCCCGTGAGGGAGCGTTAG
- a CDS encoding HD domain-containing protein — protein MKKRLRRLLRAFFPRGEKPDDAFALAFLQGEERLLYLSMDPRDRAHAVRVARRLLRRYPDAPLFAVRAALLHDAGKAVRPYHPLERILTGLYALPVPPYPLRGGIWGAFQVRRHHPLYAAERIRDPEVRALVLEHHRPQSLWGQRLHQADQEE, from the coding sequence GTGAAGAAGAGGCTTAGGCGCCTCTTGCGGGCCTTTTTTCCTCGAGGGGAGAAGCCGGACGACGCCTTCGCTTTGGCCTTTTTGCAGGGGGAGGAGCGCCTTCTTTACCTTTCCATGGACCCCCGGGACCGGGCCCACGCGGTGCGGGTGGCCCGCAGGCTCCTGAGGCGCTACCCGGACGCTCCCCTCTTTGCCGTCCGGGCCGCCCTTCTCCACGATGCGGGCAAGGCGGTGAGGCCCTACCATCCCCTGGAGCGGATCCTCACGGGGCTTTATGCTCTCCCCGTGCCCCCTTACCCCTTGCGGGGGGGGATCTGGGGGGCGTTTCAGGTGCGCCGCCACCATCCCCTGTATGCGGCGGAGCGCATCCGGGATCCGGAGGTGCGGGCCTTGGTGTTGGAGCACCATCGCCCCCAGAGCCTCTGGGGCCAAAGGCTTCATCAGGCGGACCAGGAGGAATGA